Proteins from one Neodiprion fabricii isolate iyNeoFabr1 chromosome 5, iyNeoFabr1.1, whole genome shotgun sequence genomic window:
- the LOC124183684 gene encoding macro domain-containing protein CT2219-like isoform X1, which produces MLPSKGLLKTRSLYLAKTFTPAALVQRLQRYSQQSSTTTGDIKMPFEVEKLKFLSMPSEEKRALYRKIANKNVVTLHQIPTWFEYWNSNKSCMKKSTWEEVGIVEHDLAKKVSLWSGDITSLEVDAIVNAANRSLRGGGGVDGAIHKMAGPSLKQESMTMAPCGVGEVRLTGAYALPANYVIHTVGPQDEEPNMLSKCYEQSLVLAQTHGFKSIAFPCISTGVYGFPQYKAAAVALGTVKKFLEDHDNVINRVIFCVFLDSDKTIYEELLQKFFALE; this is translated from the exons ATGCTCCCTAGCAAA GGATTGTTGAAAACACGTTCATTGTACCTGGCAAAAACTTTTACACCGGCAGCTCTAGTCCAGCGGTTACAACGTTATTCTCAACAATCGTCCACAACTACCGGTGATATCAAAATGCCATTTGAGGTTGAGAAAC TTAAATTCCTCTCAATGCCATCAGAGGAGAAGCGAGCattgtacagaaaaattgcaaataagAATGTGGTTACATTACACCAAATTCCAACGTGGTTTGAATATTGGAACAGTAATAAGTCATGCATGAAGAAATCGACTTGGGAAGAAGTTGGAATAGTCGAACATGACTTggcaaaaaaagtttcactttGGAGTGGAGATATCACTTCTCTTGAAGTTGATGCTATCGTGAATGCTGCCAATCGTTCTCTCCGGGGAGGGGGCGGAG TTGATGGAGCAATCCATAAAATGGCCGGTCCATCACTCAAGCAAGAATCTATGACAATGGCCCCCTGTGGGGTTGGAGAAGTTAGATTAACCGGCGCCTATGCTCTCCCAGCTAATT ACGTAATCCATACCGTCGGACCTCAGGATGAGGAACCAAATATGCTTAGTAAGTGTTACGAGCAGAGCCTTGTGCTGGCACAAACACATGGTTTTAAAAGTATTGCATTTCCTTGCATATCAACCGGCGTTTACGGATTCCCGCAATATAAAGCAGCTGCAGTCGCCCTGGGAACAGTAAAAAAGTTCCTAGAAGACCACGACAATGtt ATCAACCGGGTTATATTTTGTGTGTTTTTGGACTCAGATAAGACGATTTACGAAGAATTATTGCAGAAGTTCTTTGCATTGGAATAA
- the LOC124183684 gene encoding macro domain-containing protein CT2219-like isoform X2 — MPSEEKRALYRKIANKNVVTLHQIPTWFEYWNSNKSCMKKSTWEEVGIVEHDLAKKVSLWSGDITSLEVDAIVNAANRSLRGGGGVDGAIHKMAGPSLKQESMTMAPCGVGEVRLTGAYALPANYVIHTVGPQDEEPNMLSKCYEQSLVLAQTHGFKSIAFPCISTGVYGFPQYKAAAVALGTVKKFLEDHDNVINRVIFCVFLDSDKTIYEELLQKFFALE, encoded by the exons ATGCCATCAGAGGAGAAGCGAGCattgtacagaaaaattgcaaataagAATGTGGTTACATTACACCAAATTCCAACGTGGTTTGAATATTGGAACAGTAATAAGTCATGCATGAAGAAATCGACTTGGGAAGAAGTTGGAATAGTCGAACATGACTTggcaaaaaaagtttcactttGGAGTGGAGATATCACTTCTCTTGAAGTTGATGCTATCGTGAATGCTGCCAATCGTTCTCTCCGGGGAGGGGGCGGAG TTGATGGAGCAATCCATAAAATGGCCGGTCCATCACTCAAGCAAGAATCTATGACAATGGCCCCCTGTGGGGTTGGAGAAGTTAGATTAACCGGCGCCTATGCTCTCCCAGCTAATT ACGTAATCCATACCGTCGGACCTCAGGATGAGGAACCAAATATGCTTAGTAAGTGTTACGAGCAGAGCCTTGTGCTGGCACAAACACATGGTTTTAAAAGTATTGCATTTCCTTGCATATCAACCGGCGTTTACGGATTCCCGCAATATAAAGCAGCTGCAGTCGCCCTGGGAACAGTAAAAAAGTTCCTAGAAGACCACGACAATGtt ATCAACCGGGTTATATTTTGTGTGTTTTTGGACTCAGATAAGACGATTTACGAAGAATTATTGCAGAAGTTCTTTGCATTGGAATAA